The following are from one region of the Paraglaciecola sp. L1A13 genome:
- a CDS encoding TonB-dependent receptor domain-containing protein — translation MSNQYKLKKVAYSVGLGLLVSTGTAFAQESQVMEEVVATGSRLQGTASAVIEERKNQAFVADILGSEQISRTGDSDAASALRRVTGLTLVDGKFIYVRGLGQRYSSARLNGASIPSPDLTRNVIPLDIFPANVIESLSVQKAYSPNMPAAFGGGNVDIRTKAIPTQFVSGIQIGIEGNSNNSDGYTYSRDDSGIPQALTDAIPYYRGDFGLANIIAKDNLVSGDTTAAAQANVINKTLAKSVPRNLTLKDESLDPNYSAQAFIGNSFDEEYLGGQIGFLASLAYDNKWTYSDRSSAVTSATPTSDCSSELATAEDVQNSCFDTFAESQMTTQEERLNGLFSVGYKLNNHSVSYTKIYIEDNEDESEISISQNPSQNITIAADNEADRTHSFNYEERTLDVDQFRGQHTFLDYMGVGVDWQYTESSAETNNPLNVAYEFTDTYDDGAYTGSFIDGAQGRANYQFVDMEDNMKSWGGNVTLPLTFQNLEVELKGGWDFVDRARLYTTSSFFLDNSNSSIVVNDNESDILSITNYLTDEFIDTNMLINFNEPIAPEADDYLAAQKIDAGYAAFDVFYKGIWRISGGLRYESFKQVSLSSSSLIFTKEDSDNYYSEEDILNGTVNDDDFYPALSLTYVGGDDYQLRFGYGETVVRPDLREVVPVGYNDPLTDIRTTGSTTLSSTTLKNYDLRYELYFDDGDNLAISGFYKDIANPIETVLNVGDSSYTASFTNGETAEVYGVEAEWLYDLSWAADGFFTSGNITLSDSEVKIDAASAGNLTNTSKRMTGHSQYVVNMQLSYDSANGNHSGSLVYNVFGERILASGINGREDSFEQPFHSLDATYSYYPDFNTTVKLTVKNLMGEDQEVTQSGLSVRTRSIGTTVKLSYKYDF, via the coding sequence GTGAGCAATCAATACAAACTTAAAAAAGTCGCCTACTCGGTAGGATTAGGACTTTTGGTTAGTACAGGTACAGCGTTCGCGCAAGAAAGCCAGGTAATGGAAGAAGTTGTCGCGACAGGATCTCGACTACAAGGAACAGCTTCTGCCGTTATCGAAGAACGTAAAAATCAGGCATTTGTTGCTGATATTCTAGGCTCAGAGCAAATCTCACGAACTGGCGACAGTGATGCTGCATCTGCACTGCGCCGAGTGACAGGTTTAACATTAGTAGACGGTAAGTTTATCTATGTGCGCGGTTTAGGCCAGAGATACTCTAGCGCCCGTTTAAACGGCGCAAGCATTCCCAGCCCCGATTTAACACGTAATGTTATTCCCTTGGATATCTTCCCGGCAAACGTGATTGAAAGCTTATCGGTACAAAAAGCCTATTCGCCGAATATGCCAGCCGCATTTGGTGGTGGTAACGTCGACATTCGTACCAAAGCGATACCGACCCAATTTGTCTCAGGTATTCAAATTGGTATTGAGGGCAATAGCAACAATTCTGACGGGTATACTTACAGCCGTGATGACAGTGGCATTCCTCAGGCATTAACCGATGCTATTCCGTATTATCGTGGCGATTTTGGCTTAGCGAATATTATCGCTAAAGATAACTTGGTCTCGGGTGATACCACTGCTGCAGCGCAAGCAAACGTGATTAATAAAACGCTAGCCAAGTCGGTTCCTCGGAACCTGACACTAAAAGATGAATCGCTAGACCCCAACTACTCTGCTCAAGCCTTTATCGGGAATAGTTTCGATGAAGAATATTTAGGTGGTCAAATCGGCTTTTTAGCGTCTTTAGCGTATGACAACAAGTGGACGTATTCAGACCGCTCTAGCGCTGTGACCAGTGCCACACCAACAAGTGATTGTTCTAGTGAACTTGCGACTGCAGAAGATGTTCAAAATTCTTGTTTTGATACCTTTGCAGAGTCACAGATGACAACGCAGGAAGAGCGCCTAAATGGGCTGTTTAGCGTGGGTTACAAGTTAAATAACCATAGCGTCAGCTATACCAAAATTTATATCGAAGATAATGAAGATGAGTCGGAAATTTCTATTTCACAAAATCCGAGTCAAAATATTACGATTGCTGCTGACAACGAAGCCGATCGTACCCATAGCTTCAACTACGAAGAACGCACCCTGGATGTAGACCAGTTCCGTGGGCAACATACATTCCTTGACTACATGGGTGTTGGCGTTGATTGGCAATACACTGAGTCGAGCGCTGAAACAAATAACCCTTTAAATGTGGCTTATGAGTTTACGGATACTTATGACGACGGCGCATATACTGGGTCATTTATTGATGGTGCTCAGGGGCGTGCTAACTACCAGTTTGTTGATATGGAAGACAACATGAAGTCTTGGGGTGGCAATGTCACGCTACCTTTAACATTCCAGAATTTGGAAGTTGAATTAAAAGGCGGTTGGGATTTTGTAGACCGTGCTCGTCTTTATACAACCTCGAGCTTCTTTCTTGATAATAGCAACTCGTCGATTGTTGTGAACGATAATGAGTCAGACATTCTGTCGATAACGAACTACCTGACAGACGAGTTCATCGATACGAATATGTTGATTAACTTTAACGAACCCATTGCCCCAGAAGCTGATGATTATTTAGCTGCGCAGAAAATTGATGCAGGTTATGCCGCTTTTGATGTTTTCTACAAAGGCATTTGGCGGATAAGCGGTGGTTTGCGATACGAATCATTTAAGCAAGTTTCGTTGTCGTCTTCGAGTTTGATATTCACCAAAGAAGATTCAGATAATTATTACAGTGAAGAAGACATTCTTAACGGTACCGTAAATGATGATGACTTCTATCCTGCGCTAAGTTTGACTTACGTCGGTGGCGATGATTACCAGTTGCGCTTCGGTTATGGTGAAACCGTAGTTCGCCCAGATTTACGTGAAGTTGTGCCGGTTGGCTATAACGATCCCTTAACGGATATTCGCACCACGGGTAGCACTACGCTTAGCTCAACAACATTAAAAAACTACGATTTACGGTACGAGTTATATTTCGACGATGGGGATAACTTAGCCATTTCTGGTTTTTATAAAGATATCGCTAACCCGATTGAAACCGTACTCAATGTGGGTGATTCAAGTTATACCGCCAGTTTCACTAACGGTGAAACCGCCGAAGTTTATGGTGTTGAAGCTGAGTGGTTATATGACTTGAGCTGGGCAGCGGATGGCTTCTTTACTTCAGGTAATATCACCTTAAGTGATTCTGAAGTGAAAATTGACGCTGCTTCAGCAGGGAATTTAACCAATACGTCTAAGCGGATGACAGGTCATTCTCAATATGTGGTTAATATGCAGCTCAGTTATGATTCTGCAAACGGTAACCACAGTGGCTCGTTGGTTTACAACGTCTTTGGTGAGCGTATTTTAGCGTCAGGTATTAATGGCCGTGAAGATTCGTTTGAACAACCATTTCATTCATTGGATGCCACCTATTCTTACTACCCAGATTTTAACACCACCGTCAAATTGACGGTAAAAAACCTAATGGGCGAAGATCAGGAAGTGACACAGAGTGGACTTTCAGTCAGAACTCGTTCAATTGGCACAACGGTTAAGTTGAGCTATAAATACGATTTCTAA
- a CDS encoding triacylglycerol lipase, protein MSKNKKCRKFLISSLICMLIPFSALACKDAVVLVHGNTATPASWDNTYNHLLSNGYSPSDIYRPDWGSKNCAACNNHSGSEETPVRQAIQSALVSSCTGKIDVIGHSMGATLAAQQIDKLAAASQVDTFVGIAGAFLGLKSCGYYPFNVWSSTCGSAGLSVYNPFLDSIYAVPLGEKVYSIKSYIDQIICSTGSCNVGAVHSSRIANEDATFTYALGHFGLQTDTAVKQYQLIQ, encoded by the coding sequence ATGTCAAAAAATAAGAAGTGTCGTAAATTCCTAATCAGCTCGTTGATATGTATGCTGATACCGTTTAGCGCATTAGCATGTAAAGATGCCGTTGTGTTAGTCCACGGCAATACTGCTACCCCCGCAAGTTGGGATAATACTTATAATCATTTACTTAGTAATGGCTATAGCCCAAGCGATATTTACCGCCCAGATTGGGGTTCGAAGAACTGCGCTGCTTGTAATAACCATAGTGGTAGCGAAGAAACACCGGTACGCCAAGCCATTCAAAGTGCCTTAGTGTCCAGTTGCACTGGCAAAATTGATGTTATTGGCCATTCAATGGGTGCCACATTAGCGGCTCAGCAAATTGATAAGTTGGCGGCTGCCAGTCAAGTGGATACCTTTGTAGGGATTGCGGGCGCATTCTTAGGTTTAAAAAGCTGTGGTTATTATCCGTTTAATGTGTGGAGCTCTACCTGTGGCTCAGCGGGTTTGTCGGTATACAATCCGTTTTTGGACAGTATTTATGCCGTGCCTCTTGGGGAGAAGGTGTATTCCATTAAAAGTTACATTGATCAGATAATATGCTCGACAGGTAGCTGTAACGTTGGCGCTGTGCATAGCAGTCGTATAGCGAATGAAGACGCAACATTCACTTATGCATTAGGCCATTTTGGATTGCAAACCGACACAGCGGTAAAGCAATACCAGTTAATTCAGTAG
- a CDS encoding DUF411 domain-containing protein, producing MHSQHIIFLLTLALSLLIGCSEPVPTSLDQTTQRIPDSAQSEKNVSLRVYKTPSCGCCKKWISHLENQGISTSAVNLPDLEEVRFNFDISPRYRSCHSAVSENGYVFEGHVPSKFIKQFLNDVPTKAIGLAVPGMPTGSPGMEMGDKFMPYQILLLQRDGSSLVYAEVSRYEEQF from the coding sequence ATGCATTCACAGCATATTATTTTTTTACTCACTTTGGCATTGTCGTTATTAATAGGTTGTTCAGAGCCAGTACCAACGTCACTAGATCAAACAACTCAGCGCATTCCTGACTCCGCTCAAAGTGAGAAAAATGTCAGCTTAAGGGTCTACAAAACACCGTCTTGTGGCTGCTGTAAAAAATGGATAAGTCATCTAGAAAATCAAGGAATATCCACCAGCGCAGTTAATTTACCGGACCTAGAAGAAGTAAGATTTAATTTCGATATATCTCCGCGCTACCGTTCTTGTCATAGTGCAGTTTCTGAAAATGGTTATGTATTTGAAGGGCATGTACCGAGTAAATTTATAAAACAGTTTTTAAACGATGTGCCAACAAAAGCTATCGGCCTTGCGGTACCAGGCATGCCAACTGGCTCCCCAGGTATGGAGATGGGCGATAAATTTATGCCTTATCAAATACTGCTATTACAGCGAGATGGCAGCAGTTTAGTATATGCAGAAGTCAGTCGTTACGAAGAGCAATTTTAG
- a CDS encoding nuclear transport factor 2 family protein, whose amino-acid sequence MTKNVLNNSLIAGAVIFYASFSAITYAHGNEVHETNKSMFAGLELAPAKTVMAFHRALQQSNKIAARATLADDVLIFEGAAERSADEYANHHMLADMKFLAHMTSTLLEQQVYEIGDLAYSVARKRTQGEYKDKILDYIGFETIVLKKVDNVWKITHIHWSK is encoded by the coding sequence ATGACAAAAAACGTCCTAAATAACTCATTAATTGCAGGCGCAGTTATATTCTATGCATCATTTTCAGCCATCACCTATGCCCATGGCAATGAAGTGCATGAAACAAACAAGTCCATGTTTGCTGGGCTCGAGTTGGCCCCCGCAAAAACAGTCATGGCATTTCATCGAGCACTTCAACAGAGTAACAAAATTGCAGCTCGCGCGACGCTGGCTGATGACGTATTAATATTTGAAGGTGCCGCAGAACGCTCAGCCGATGAATACGCTAATCATCACATGTTAGCTGACATGAAGTTCTTAGCCCATATGACCAGCACACTGCTGGAGCAGCAGGTTTACGAAATAGGCGACCTTGCTTACTCAGTGGCCAGAAAGCGTACCCAAGGCGAGTATAAAGACAAAATATTGGATTATATTGGCTTTGAAACAATCGTACTAAAAAAAGTCGATAACGTATGGAAAATCACTCATATTCACTGGTCAAAATAA
- a CDS encoding copper resistance D family protein, giving the protein MDVSTWSILLLLTKLISYVGTAAFFGGSLITYLLTKNQEVIASGSDEFRSAIYRWQLKWMTASLVAALLYLPLQAGSMAEAGFNGMFDSLMLNIAWQSVLGTQTLWRTLSLILILGWLIWMNLRYRHSLLHPSKARYTQTQYWVGLIFGLILAASFSLSGHSVELGIIAQVLLTLHVIAMASWAGAIWPLYTSCRQLPSDKLGVVMHQFGQVAMFIVASLIVCGAILIFMLVDSIGELFTSRYGQLLLLKLTLVASMLLLGAWHKFSLVPELIRNQNPSPLKKSIAIEGLIGIGVLITTSIFTTLVGPVSH; this is encoded by the coding sequence ATGGATGTTTCCACTTGGTCAATATTATTACTGCTAACTAAACTGATTAGTTATGTGGGAACTGCAGCCTTCTTCGGTGGCTCGTTGATCACTTACTTGCTAACAAAAAATCAAGAGGTTATTGCTTCCGGCAGCGATGAATTCCGTTCGGCTATTTACCGCTGGCAACTGAAGTGGATGACAGCTTCCCTTGTTGCGGCCTTGCTATACCTGCCATTGCAAGCTGGATCAATGGCCGAAGCAGGCTTTAATGGTATGTTCGACAGTCTGATGTTGAACATCGCTTGGCAATCGGTGCTGGGAACACAGACCTTATGGCGTACTTTGTCCTTAATACTGATTTTAGGCTGGTTGATATGGATGAACCTACGTTATCGTCACTCATTATTACACCCGTCAAAAGCTCGATACACGCAAACTCAATATTGGGTAGGACTTATATTTGGCTTGATACTCGCCGCGAGTTTTTCCCTATCAGGCCACTCGGTCGAACTGGGCATTATCGCGCAAGTGTTGTTAACCCTACATGTCATTGCCATGGCAAGTTGGGCAGGTGCGATATGGCCGCTGTATACAAGTTGTCGTCAACTCCCGAGTGATAAATTAGGTGTCGTTATGCATCAATTTGGTCAGGTGGCTATGTTTATTGTGGCGTCACTGATTGTATGTGGCGCTATCTTAATATTCATGCTCGTCGATTCGATTGGCGAGTTATTTACCTCGCGCTACGGACAATTGCTGTTACTAAAATTAACCTTGGTCGCCAGTATGCTATTACTAGGTGCATGGCATAAATTTTCTTTGGTGCCCGAACTGATACGTAACCAAAACCCATCACCACTGAAAAAATCTATCGCGATTGAGGGCCTTATTGGTATAGGTGTGCTGATCACTACCAGTATATTCACTACATTAGTGGGTCCTGTGAGCCACTAA
- a CDS encoding copper resistance CopC family protein, with amino-acid sequence MKKIKIAACILGLAISASSWAHVGLKQASPAQDAILMESPNDLSLTFSAKVRLIKLSVSTDTQSLVEFGFTPSAEASVMYESQLPNLLPGSYDVNWVALGEDGHKMSGQYQFTLHKQGKIKDMPAKKASHNEH; translated from the coding sequence ATGAAAAAAATTAAAATCGCAGCGTGTATTTTAGGGTTAGCTATTAGTGCCTCAAGTTGGGCGCATGTTGGACTCAAACAGGCTTCTCCTGCACAAGACGCCATACTTATGGAAAGTCCGAATGATTTGTCACTCACCTTTAGTGCCAAGGTAAGGCTTATCAAACTGAGTGTGAGTACTGACACTCAATCCTTGGTGGAATTTGGTTTCACACCAAGCGCAGAAGCATCAGTGATGTATGAATCACAGCTACCGAATTTATTACCCGGAAGCTACGACGTTAACTGGGTCGCACTGGGCGAAGATGGACATAAAATGTCTGGTCAGTATCAGTTTACCCTACATAAACAGGGCAAGATAAAAGACATGCCAGCGAAAAAAGCATCTCATAACGAACATTAA
- a CDS encoding copper resistance system multicopper oxidase produces MNSFTRQFPESLPRRRFVQGLAIGGVLTSVPTVLHGAPRTQDLTSTGYAPQLSGKTINLEIGAAPVNFTGVVRMGTTINGTIPAPTIRLVEGDEVTINVTNRLNVPSSIHWHGIILPYQMDGVPGLSYPGIMPGETFTYRFTLNQSGTYWYHSHSGFQEMTGMYGALIIEPRETDIIQSDRDLVVQLSDWTDENPMKVFGKLKTQSDYYNFNQPTVQDFVKDVSRNGLNSALANRKMWNEMRMSPTDLADLSNATLTYLMNGTTPMGNWRGIFKAGEKVRLRFINGSSNSFFDVRIPELKMTVVQADGQNIEPVSVDEFRFGPGETYDVIVQPKNDAYTLFAQSMDRSGYAQGTLAIAEGLNAPVPALDPVEWLTMADMMGDMSKMSGMDASMDHSQHSMQDNALAVASTKVRHARTEYGPSTDMRVDMPRTNLDDPGIGLRKNGRRVLTLADLHSIDGITDHREPEAEIELHLTGNMERYSWSIDGLEFGESTPVHMKHNQRVRVILQNDTMMTHPMHLHGMWSDLENQQSAVQVRRHTIPVQPAQRISFLTTPHDVGRWAWHCHLLFHMDAGMFREVVVA; encoded by the coding sequence ATGAATTCGTTTACTCGGCAGTTTCCTGAGTCATTGCCTCGTCGCCGCTTTGTTCAGGGATTGGCAATCGGCGGAGTATTGACCTCGGTTCCCACGGTATTGCACGGCGCACCTCGCACTCAGGACTTAACCTCGACAGGCTATGCACCACAACTGAGTGGCAAGACTATTAATTTAGAAATTGGCGCTGCCCCGGTCAATTTCACCGGTGTTGTGCGTATGGGAACCACCATAAATGGCACTATACCTGCGCCAACGATTCGTCTCGTCGAGGGCGACGAAGTTACTATTAATGTAACAAACCGCTTGAACGTGCCGAGTTCCATTCATTGGCATGGCATTATTCTACCTTACCAGATGGACGGTGTGCCAGGTTTGAGCTACCCCGGTATTATGCCGGGTGAAACCTTCACCTACCGCTTCACCTTAAATCAAAGTGGCACATATTGGTATCACTCTCACAGTGGCTTCCAAGAAATGACCGGCATGTATGGCGCGTTAATTATCGAGCCAAGAGAAACCGACATTATTCAAAGCGATCGGGATCTTGTGGTGCAGTTATCTGACTGGACTGACGAAAATCCGATGAAAGTATTCGGCAAATTGAAAACCCAAAGTGATTATTACAATTTCAATCAACCTACGGTGCAAGACTTTGTTAAAGATGTATCTAGAAATGGCTTAAACAGCGCATTAGCCAACCGCAAAATGTGGAACGAGATGCGTATGAGTCCCACAGATTTGGCTGATTTGTCTAACGCTACCCTGACCTACCTAATGAATGGCACTACGCCTATGGGCAATTGGCGGGGTATATTCAAAGCCGGAGAAAAAGTCCGCTTGCGCTTCATTAACGGCTCAAGCAATAGCTTTTTCGATGTGCGCATTCCTGAATTAAAAATGACTGTTGTTCAGGCTGATGGACAAAACATTGAGCCGGTCAGCGTCGATGAGTTTCGTTTTGGCCCGGGAGAAACCTATGACGTCATTGTGCAACCTAAAAATGATGCCTACACCTTGTTTGCGCAAAGCATGGACCGTAGTGGTTATGCCCAAGGCACGCTGGCAATCGCGGAAGGACTTAACGCACCAGTGCCCGCACTAGACCCAGTTGAATGGTTAACCATGGCCGACATGATGGGCGATATGTCGAAGATGTCTGGTATGGATGCATCAATGGATCACAGCCAACATAGCATGCAAGACAACGCTTTAGCTGTCGCATCAACTAAGGTACGTCACGCGAGAACAGAGTACGGCCCGTCAACAGATATGCGCGTAGATATGCCACGTACTAATTTAGACGATCCGGGTATTGGTCTTCGGAAAAACGGCCGACGTGTTCTGACCCTTGCTGATCTGCATTCTATCGACGGGATTACCGATCATCGTGAGCCAGAAGCTGAAATTGAGTTACATCTAACAGGCAATATGGAGCGTTACAGTTGGTCAATTGACGGTCTTGAGTTTGGTGAAAGCACTCCTGTACACATGAAGCACAATCAGCGTGTAAGAGTCATTTTGCAAAATGACACTATGATGACGCACCCGATGCACTTACACGGGATGTGGAGTGATTTAGAAAACCAACAATCGGCAGTGCAAGTAAGAAGACACACAATCCCGGTACAACCTGCTCAGCGTATCAGCTTTTTAACAACTCCTCATGATGTGGGCCGTTGGGCTTGGCATTGTCACCTTTTATTTCATATGGACGCGGGGATGTTCCGCGAAGTGGTGGTCGCATGA
- a CDS encoding heavy metal response regulator transcription factor yields the protein MRLLIVEDEVKTGDYLKQGLTESGFMVSLARNGLDGHHQAMTESFDVIILDVMLPDVSGLRIIQSMREANNHTPVLFLSARDSVDDRVKGLELGADDYLIKPFAFSEVLARVRTLLRRGQITQVQDQLHVADLHLDLPKRKVMRNGTKISLSHKEFCLLELLVRRRGEVLPRSLIASQVWDMNFDSDTNVIDVAIRRLRAKIDDNFEPKLIHTVRGMGYKLDEEKTDENS from the coding sequence ATGCGATTACTCATAGTAGAAGATGAAGTGAAAACCGGTGATTACCTGAAGCAGGGCTTAACTGAATCCGGGTTTATGGTGTCTTTGGCGCGTAATGGCTTAGATGGACATCATCAAGCGATGACTGAATCCTTTGATGTGATTATTTTAGATGTGATGCTGCCCGATGTGAGTGGCTTGCGCATAATACAGTCCATGCGTGAGGCGAATAATCACACACCAGTCCTTTTTTTGTCAGCACGAGACAGCGTTGACGATAGGGTAAAAGGCCTTGAACTAGGGGCTGATGATTACTTAATCAAGCCATTTGCTTTTTCTGAGGTACTCGCGCGGGTACGCACATTACTCAGACGTGGTCAAATTACGCAAGTGCAAGATCAACTGCATGTGGCCGATTTACACTTGGATTTGCCTAAGCGTAAAGTGATGCGTAATGGGACGAAAATCTCCTTGAGCCATAAAGAGTTTTGCTTACTTGAATTATTGGTGCGCAGACGTGGAGAAGTGCTACCTCGTTCGCTGATTGCATCTCAGGTGTGGGATATGAATTTTGATAGTGATACCAACGTTATTGACGTGGCTATTCGACGCTTACGGGCAAAAATTGACGATAACTTCGAGCCGAAATTAATTCATACCGTTCGTGGTATGGGTTATAAGCTGGACGAAGAGAAAACTGATGAAAATAGTTAG
- a CDS encoding heavy metal sensor histidine kinase, with the protein MKIVSRRPMSLTIRVVLFVAITISVCLILVRHLLISSIEHHFIQQDGEELAVIVHSIEDILVQHNGQVADEQQSLSLAVAGHHGVFYQVSMGDSRPFFSNSELDFVDAAKEAPVSTQFNQSDIQHWQLGDNMYRGVVTLIKTPNVEYRVISAIDMSFHTHFLTELRHSLWYILLGSCLLTLLAAWLAVYQGLNPLRGLSDKMRHIQTNKLDVRLDKHAVPLELEDMVRSFNHMLNRLEEGFQRLSHFSADIAHELRTPLTNIITQTQVSLSKVRTNDEYRDLLFSNLEEQERLNKMISDMLLLAKSQNGLIKPQKQSLYLKDEINALFEFFEALAEESQIRLQLTGVMAYVSADQTLLRHALTNLLSNAIRHTLAGETVTVRLSEQSPDMISISVHNPGDTIPQEHLTHLFDRFYRVDPSRQRHSDGAGLGLAIAKAIIEAQGGMINVASANGQTEFSILLHKTF; encoded by the coding sequence ATGAAAATAGTTAGTCGAAGACCCATGTCACTCACCATTAGAGTGGTGTTGTTTGTCGCGATAACCATCTCAGTGTGTCTTATTTTAGTACGTCATTTACTGATCAGCTCGATTGAACATCATTTTATCCAACAAGATGGGGAAGAGCTCGCTGTTATTGTGCATTCCATCGAAGATATCTTAGTACAGCACAATGGACAAGTTGCTGACGAACAACAGAGTTTATCGCTAGCTGTGGCGGGGCATCACGGAGTCTTCTATCAAGTTTCTATGGGGGATAGTAGGCCTTTCTTCAGTAATTCAGAATTAGATTTCGTCGATGCGGCGAAAGAGGCGCCCGTATCCACTCAATTCAATCAAAGTGACATTCAGCACTGGCAGCTCGGTGACAATATGTATCGAGGAGTAGTGACGTTAATTAAAACTCCGAATGTAGAGTATCGGGTTATCAGCGCTATAGACATGAGTTTTCACACGCATTTTCTAACGGAATTACGACATAGTTTATGGTACATATTACTTGGTTCATGCCTACTCACATTATTAGCAGCATGGCTTGCTGTATATCAAGGGTTGAACCCTTTACGTGGTTTGAGTGACAAAATGAGGCATATTCAAACCAATAAGCTAGACGTGCGGCTAGATAAACATGCTGTGCCTTTAGAACTAGAAGATATGGTCCGCTCGTTCAATCATATGCTTAATCGCCTCGAAGAAGGATTCCAGCGCTTATCTCATTTTAGTGCTGATATTGCCCACGAATTGCGCACCCCTTTAACAAATATTATTACTCAAACCCAAGTGAGCTTGTCTAAAGTACGTACTAACGACGAATATCGTGACTTGTTATTCTCGAACTTAGAAGAACAAGAGCGTTTGAATAAAATGATCAGCGACATGCTATTACTGGCTAAGAGTCAAAACGGTTTAATCAAGCCGCAGAAACAGAGCTTGTATCTTAAAGATGAAATTAACGCCTTGTTTGAATTCTTTGAAGCGTTAGCGGAAGAGTCACAGATTAGATTACAACTAACAGGTGTCATGGCTTATGTCAGTGCCGATCAGACCTTGTTACGTCATGCGCTGACGAATTTATTATCGAATGCGATCCGCCATACTTTGGCTGGGGAAACCGTCACCGTTCGACTTAGCGAACAAAGCCCAGATATGATCAGTATTTCGGTACACAACCCTGGCGATACAATTCCTCAGGAACATTTAACACACCTGTTCGACCGCTTTTATCGAGTTGATCCATCCCGCCAGCGTCACAGTGATGGTGCAGGTTTAGGGTTAGCCATCGCCAAAGCCATTATCGAAGCCCAGGGGGGGATGATAAACGTAGCATCAGCAAACGGGCAAACTGAATTTAGTATCTTGCTGCACAAGACTTTCTAA